A region of Prosthecobacter fusiformis DNA encodes the following proteins:
- a CDS encoding glycosyltransferase, giving the protein MSSSALPARIAFLGDYLPRLCGIATFTHDLCEAVSSAAPATECYTGAVNDRAEGYKYPPRVRFELQEKDLDSYRRAADYLNFNNADVLCVQHEFGIYGGPAGSHLLALLKEVRMPVVTTLHTILSSPNPAQRKVMNELVQRSDRLVVMARKGAEILRETYAVPEAKIDIIPHGIPDIPFMDSSLSKAQFGVEGRKVLLTFGLLGPGKGIEYAIEALPEIVRQHPNVVYLILGATHPHLIAKEGERYRLSLERLAEERGVKEHVIFYNRFVSPEDLTEFIGATDIYLTPYLNEAQITSGTLAYVFGAGKAVVSTPYWHAQELLADDRGSLVPFHDSGAIAGGVCAYFNDPARLEKTRVKAYEMGREMIWPAVAKRYIESFQHARADRKTVPRTAFAGWTLGSRPYALPPLRLDHIIHMSDGTGIFQHAIYNVPDFHHGYCTDDTARAFILCNLLDELGAESVHEKLEGMATTYLAFLASALNRDTGRFRNFMSHSRVWLEEAGSEDSHGRALWALGIGAARSRSEGRRRLSAYLFQHGLAAVDAFTSPRTWAFTLLGLHEYLREFPLDTLALSLRAELTARLVMLWKAYSTDDWPWFENSATYDNARLSQALILSGQNIPDAEALDIGLKSLGWLASIQKTQAGHFRPIGSNGFYVKDGARADFDQQPVEAQAMVSACLEAFRATQDAIWAREAKRAFEWFLGRNDLGLPLYDSGNGGCYDGLHSDRVNENQGAESSLAFHLSLAEMSHAESLNALSYTPRP; this is encoded by the coding sequence CTGAGCAGTTCTGCTCTCCCAGCTCGGATCGCTTTTTTAGGCGACTATTTGCCGAGGCTGTGCGGGATCGCCACATTCACGCATGATCTCTGTGAAGCGGTCAGTTCTGCCGCACCCGCAACGGAATGCTATACTGGGGCAGTTAATGACCGTGCCGAAGGATATAAGTATCCTCCACGTGTTCGATTTGAATTGCAGGAAAAGGATCTGGATTCCTACCGTCGCGCCGCTGACTACCTGAATTTTAACAACGCCGATGTGCTGTGTGTGCAGCATGAATTCGGCATCTATGGTGGCCCTGCGGGCAGCCATCTTCTGGCATTGCTCAAAGAGGTGCGTATGCCGGTAGTGACGACCCTGCATACGATTCTGAGTTCGCCAAATCCTGCTCAGCGCAAGGTCATGAATGAGCTCGTACAGCGCAGTGACCGCCTGGTGGTCATGGCCCGCAAAGGTGCGGAAATTTTGCGAGAAACGTATGCCGTACCGGAAGCCAAGATCGACATCATCCCACATGGCATTCCGGACATTCCTTTCATGGATTCCAGCCTTTCCAAGGCTCAGTTCGGAGTCGAAGGTCGTAAGGTACTCCTCACCTTTGGCCTGCTGGGGCCGGGCAAGGGCATCGAATACGCCATTGAAGCATTGCCGGAGATCGTCCGCCAGCATCCTAATGTGGTCTATCTCATCCTAGGGGCCACGCATCCGCATCTCATCGCCAAAGAGGGTGAGCGCTATCGCCTGAGCCTGGAGCGACTGGCTGAGGAACGCGGGGTGAAGGAGCACGTCATTTTTTACAACCGCTTTGTCTCCCCTGAAGACTTGACGGAATTCATCGGAGCCACTGACATTTATCTCACTCCGTATCTCAATGAGGCGCAGATCACCTCCGGCACGCTGGCTTACGTTTTTGGTGCCGGGAAGGCCGTCGTCTCCACGCCTTACTGGCATGCCCAGGAACTGCTGGCGGATGATCGCGGCAGCCTCGTCCCGTTTCATGATTCCGGAGCCATTGCAGGCGGTGTCTGCGCCTATTTTAACGATCCGGCACGACTGGAAAAAACGCGTGTTAAAGCTTATGAAATGGGCCGTGAGATGATCTGGCCTGCCGTGGCGAAGCGTTACATTGAGTCTTTTCAGCATGCACGTGCGGATCGTAAAACCGTTCCGCGTACAGCCTTTGCAGGTTGGACTCTGGGCAGTCGGCCCTATGCGCTGCCACCGCTTCGGCTGGACCACATCATCCACATGAGTGATGGCACTGGCATCTTTCAGCACGCCATTTACAACGTGCCGGATTTTCATCATGGCTACTGCACGGATGACACCGCTCGTGCCTTTATCCTGTGCAACCTTCTGGATGAATTGGGGGCAGAATCCGTCCATGAAAAACTGGAGGGTATGGCCACCACTTACCTGGCCTTTCTCGCCTCCGCCTTGAACAGGGATACGGGTCGCTTCCGTAATTTCATGAGCCATAGCCGCGTATGGCTGGAGGAAGCGGGCAGCGAGGATAGCCATGGTCGCGCCCTGTGGGCTCTGGGCATCGGTGCTGCCAGGTCCCGCAGTGAAGGTCGTCGGCGGTTGTCCGCGTATCTTTTTCAACATGGTCTTGCTGCCGTGGACGCCTTCACCTCACCACGGACGTGGGCATTCACTTTGTTAGGCCTCCATGAATACCTTCGCGAGTTTCCGTTGGATACTCTGGCCCTATCACTGCGTGCCGAGCTGACGGCCAGGCTGGTGATGTTATGGAAGGCCTATTCCACTGATGACTGGCCTTGGTTTGAAAACAGCGCCACTTATGACAATGCCCGCCTCAGCCAGGCACTCATCCTCAGCGGTCAGAACATCCCCGATGCGGAGGCCCTGGACATCGGCTTAAAGTCCCTGGGCTGGCTGGCATCCATCCAGAAAACTCAAGCGGGGCACTTCCGCCCCATCGGCAGCAATGGTTTTTATGTCAAAGACGGTGCCCGTGCAGACTTCGACCAGCAACCAGTGGAGGCACAGGCTATGGTGTCTGCCTGCCTGGAGGCATTCCGTGCCACCCAGGATGCCATTTGGGCGCGTGAGGCCAAACGTGCCTTTGAATGGTTCCTGGGCCGCAATGACCTGGGGCTCCCTCTTTATGACTCTGGCAATGGCGGCT
- a CDS encoding zinc-binding metallopeptidase family protein has protein sequence MQRFTCACGHILVFGSTHCPKCDHDVGYDPDRGVMVRLEPKGGMKLCENGVKHKVCNWLLSAAAPEKLCLACRMNRTIPDLNWGRNLMLWGKMEMAKRRLIYTLRRIGITLPSKAMNPKAGLAFDIVSTLSNPTVTTGHLNGVITVNLEEADDTYRQINRQQLGENSRTLLGHFRHESAHYLWQRFLSELSWEDPLRMAFRERFGDEWVDYAVALGNHYQKGPVAGWETSFITGYAASHPWEDWAETWAHYLQITDGLETCESMGIQVRHMALPLVMLPVEAGFLPTILKHEPAANDEFLAWLQRWICLSKVLNEVSNSIGESELYPYAIPVKVAQKLRLAHHYAKVWGLDKSKGTKV, from the coding sequence ATGCAAAGATTCACCTGCGCTTGTGGTCATATCCTTGTCTTCGGCAGTACGCATTGCCCGAAGTGTGACCACGATGTCGGTTATGACCCAGATCGCGGCGTCATGGTGCGGTTGGAGCCGAAAGGCGGCATGAAGCTCTGTGAAAACGGCGTCAAACACAAGGTGTGTAACTGGCTACTGTCCGCCGCCGCGCCGGAGAAACTATGCCTGGCCTGCCGGATGAACCGCACCATCCCCGACTTGAACTGGGGCCGCAATCTGATGCTCTGGGGCAAGATGGAGATGGCTAAACGGCGACTCATTTACACTCTTCGTCGCATCGGCATCACCCTGCCTTCAAAGGCGATGAATCCGAAAGCCGGCTTGGCTTTTGACATTGTCAGCACGCTGTCCAATCCCACGGTTACCACTGGCCATCTCAACGGCGTGATCACAGTGAATCTAGAGGAGGCAGACGATACCTATCGCCAGATCAACCGCCAGCAGCTGGGTGAAAACAGCCGCACCCTCCTTGGCCATTTCCGCCATGAGAGCGCCCACTACCTCTGGCAGCGTTTCCTCTCTGAACTGTCCTGGGAGGATCCACTGCGCATGGCCTTTCGTGAGCGTTTTGGGGATGAGTGGGTGGATTACGCCGTCGCCTTGGGAAATCATTATCAAAAGGGACCCGTCGCAGGGTGGGAGACCAGTTTCATCACTGGCTATGCAGCCTCACATCCCTGGGAAGACTGGGCGGAGACATGGGCGCATTATCTTCAGATCACCGACGGGCTGGAAACTTGCGAGAGCATGGGCATCCAGGTCAGGCACATGGCTCTGCCCCTCGTTATGCTGCCAGTAGAGGCCGGATTTCTTCCAACCATCCTCAAGCATGAACCCGCGGCCAATGACGAGTTCCTCGCCTGGTTGCAGCGGTGGATCTGCCTGTCCAAAGTTCTCAATGAAGTCTCCAATAGCATCGGCGAATCCGAACTTTACCCCTACGCCATTCCGGTGAAAGTCGCGCAAAAACTGAGACTTGCCCACCATTATGCGAAAGTTTGGGGGCTCGACAAGAGCAAGGGCACGAAGGTTTAG
- the priA gene encoding replication restart helicase PriA, whose amino-acid sequence MSDRPANSTPPAAQSLFDLGMPSAEGEHSPALAEGQRIARVQIETAAALELDYVIPEKLERHIGIGTRVMVPLQNQRVAAVVIELLESSSYNARLKEIASLVGTRPMFTPGLLKLAHWISDYYVVPVNRVLRTMLPQAVREKPETFLTDSHLKLAKEPPPDIFEKMHANAPMQARILEKLRSNGGEATLSELRRELPRATAIIKPLLKAGWITRSEVRVERDPFQTEEFLPSQPLTLTEEQQVAYVAVMKAIHREAGTAASVGESVEAGKIAAIAGQAERSTSEQRPPSTLLLHGVTGSGKTEVYLQAIAQVLDMGKTALVLVPEISLTPQTIERFKARFSEKSDAIAVLHSHLSDGERHDEWFKVHEGRAKIVIGARSAIFAPLENMGLIIVDEEHEPSYKQEDAPRYHARDVAVVRGRIEHCAVLLGSATPSLESFQNATLGKYELLNMTRRTDGKSMPLIRIVDMRLERRKGTEVSFTNTGILSQRLRMAIQDRLTKKEQTILFLNRRGFNTSLSCVACGETVQCQECAIPMTLHKKDNRLVCHICGARRVPPSKCPSCKEPGLKYAGFGTERVEQAVREVFPQARMARVDTDTMQRKNQLRDTLKDFRAQKLDILIGTQMIAKGLDFPNVTLVGVLNADTALNIPDFRAAERTFQLLVQVAGRSGRGEVKGEVFVQTHAPHSPAIQFSRHTDYDGYALQELEHRLAFKYPPYTHVVLVSARGKHETQAEFTLQTLYKRLEQGLPAGTIMGEPTPASLAKAHGQHRFQLLLRSEKIRVLCAHIKRVVDGLTVPADIYVSWDVDPMNVG is encoded by the coding sequence ATGTCCGACCGACCTGCCAACTCCACCCCACCTGCTGCCCAGTCGCTTTTTGACCTGGGCATGCCTAGCGCAGAGGGAGAGCATTCCCCTGCCCTGGCGGAAGGGCAACGCATCGCGCGGGTGCAGATCGAGACGGCTGCAGCACTGGAGCTGGATTACGTCATACCGGAGAAGCTGGAGCGGCACATCGGCATAGGCACGCGGGTGATGGTTCCGCTGCAAAACCAACGGGTGGCAGCGGTGGTGATCGAGCTTTTGGAATCTTCCAGCTACAACGCGCGGCTGAAGGAAATCGCTTCGCTGGTAGGCACGCGCCCCATGTTTACCCCGGGACTGCTGAAGCTGGCGCACTGGATCTCCGACTATTATGTGGTGCCGGTGAACCGGGTGCTGAGGACGATGCTGCCACAGGCGGTACGGGAAAAACCGGAAACCTTTCTCACTGACAGCCATCTGAAACTGGCCAAGGAACCGCCGCCGGACATCTTCGAAAAAATGCACGCCAATGCGCCCATGCAGGCCCGCATCCTGGAGAAACTGCGCAGTAACGGCGGGGAAGCCACGCTCAGCGAGCTGCGCCGGGAGCTGCCCCGAGCCACCGCCATCATCAAGCCGCTCCTGAAGGCGGGCTGGATCACCCGCAGTGAGGTGAGGGTGGAGCGGGATCCGTTTCAAACAGAGGAGTTTCTTCCCAGCCAGCCGCTTACACTGACGGAGGAGCAGCAGGTGGCGTATGTAGCCGTGATGAAGGCGATTCACCGCGAGGCGGGCACTGCTGCCAGCGTTGGAGAATCAGTCGAGGCCGGTAAGATCGCAGCAATCGCGGGACAGGCCGAGCGCTCCACGTCCGAGCAGCGCCCGCCCTCCACCCTGCTGCTGCATGGGGTAACTGGCAGCGGCAAGACAGAGGTGTATCTGCAAGCCATCGCACAGGTGTTGGATATGGGCAAAACAGCCCTTGTGTTGGTGCCAGAAATCAGCCTGACTCCGCAGACGATCGAACGTTTCAAAGCACGCTTTTCGGAAAAGTCCGACGCAATCGCCGTGCTGCACAGCCACCTGAGTGATGGGGAGCGGCATGATGAATGGTTCAAGGTACATGAAGGCCGGGCAAAGATCGTCATCGGAGCACGCAGCGCCATTTTTGCACCTTTGGAAAACATGGGCCTTATCATCGTGGATGAGGAGCATGAGCCGTCTTATAAGCAGGAAGATGCACCGCGATACCATGCGCGGGATGTAGCCGTGGTGCGAGGCAGGATCGAGCACTGCGCGGTGCTGCTAGGCTCCGCCACTCCCAGCCTGGAGTCTTTTCAAAACGCCACACTGGGCAAGTATGAACTACTGAACATGACCCGGCGGACGGATGGCAAATCCATGCCCTTGATCCGCATCGTGGACATGCGGCTGGAGCGGCGCAAGGGCACCGAAGTGTCCTTCACCAACACGGGCATCCTTTCACAGAGGCTGCGCATGGCCATCCAGGACCGGCTGACCAAAAAGGAACAGACGATCCTGTTTCTGAACCGGCGCGGCTTTAATACCAGCCTGTCCTGCGTAGCATGCGGGGAGACGGTGCAGTGCCAGGAATGCGCCATCCCGATGACCCTGCATAAAAAGGATAACCGGCTGGTCTGCCACATCTGCGGAGCCCGGCGGGTGCCGCCCAGCAAGTGCCCGAGTTGCAAGGAACCGGGGCTAAAGTATGCCGGCTTTGGCACAGAACGGGTGGAGCAGGCAGTGCGCGAGGTCTTCCCCCAGGCCCGGATGGCCCGCGTGGATACCGATACGATGCAACGGAAGAATCAGCTCCGGGATACTCTGAAGGACTTCCGTGCCCAAAAGCTGGACATCCTCATCGGCACCCAGATGATCGCCAAAGGGCTGGATTTTCCCAACGTGACTCTAGTTGGCGTACTGAATGCGGATACCGCCCTCAACATTCCAGATTTCCGCGCTGCCGAACGCACTTTTCAGCTGCTGGTCCAGGTGGCTGGCCGCTCCGGCCGCGGGGAGGTCAAAGGGGAGGTCTTTGTGCAGACCCACGCTCCGCACAGCCCGGCCATCCAGTTTAGCCGCCACACGGATTACGATGGTTATGCGTTGCAGGAACTGGAGCACAGACTAGCTTTCAAGTATCCGCCTTACACTCATGTGGTGCTGGTGAGCGCACGTGGAAAACACGAAACGCAGGCAGAATTCACCCTGCAGACCCTTTATAAACGCCTGGAGCAGGGGCTGCCCGCCGGCACTATTATGGGTGAACCGACTCCAGCTTCCCTAGCCAAGGCTCACGGCCAGCACCGCTTTCAATTACTGCTGCGCAGTGAGAAAATCCGTGTGCTCTGTGCCCATATCAAGCGTGTGGTGGATGGTCTGACAGTCCCCGCTGATATCTATGTGAGCTGGGATGTGGACCCGATGAATGTGGGGTAA